One genomic region from Apodemus sylvaticus chromosome 1, mApoSyl1.1, whole genome shotgun sequence encodes:
- the LOC127689716 gene encoding olfactory receptor 10V1-like, whose product MEEGNQTGMILFHFRPFSKLPEVQMLIFVLFLMMYLVSIGGNMSIVLTIWINRCLHTPMYFFLANLASLEIFYSSTIAPLTLASILSTDRTVVSLAGCGAQMFFFIFLGSADCILLAVMAYDRFVAICYPLRYTLIMSWHLCVQLALGSLVLGFILAMQLTVLIFQLPFCSSKEISMFYCDVLPVMRLACADTHVHEATLFVVSVIVLTIPFLLITLSYVFIVDAILKIRSAEGRHKAFSTCSSHLTVVLLQYGCTSLIYLCPSSSYNPERGQVVSVVYTFITPMLNPLIYSMRNRELKDALRRVIIKLALIQTQETL is encoded by the coding sequence ATGGAGGAAGGAAATCAGACTGGGATGATCCTCTTCCACTTCCGCCCCTTCTCCAAGCTCCCTGAGGTGCAGATGCTGATCTTTGTGCTTTTCCTCATGATGTACCTGGTCAGCATCGGAGGAAACATGTCCATCGTCCTCACCATCTGGATCAATCGGTGTCTCCACACCCCGATGTACTTCTTCCTGGCCAACCTGGCTAGCCTGGAGATCTTCTATTCTTCTACCATAGCTCCCCTGACTCTGGCCAGCATCCTGTCCACAGACAGGACTGTGGTCTCCCTGGCAGGCTGTGGTGCCCAGAtgttcttcttcatcttcctgggCAGTGCTGACTGTATTCTGCTGGCTGTCATGGCCTATGACCGGTTTGTGGCCATCTGTTACCCTCTGCGCTACACCCTCATCATGAGCTGGCACTTGTGTGTCCAGCTGGCCCTGGGGTCTCTGGTTTTGGGTTTCATCTTGGCCATGCAGTTGACTGTGCTCATCTTCCAACTGCCTTTCTGTAGCAGTAAGGAAATCAGCATGTTCTACTGTGATGTCCTCCCTGTCATGAGACTGGCATGTGCAGACACCCATGTCCACGAGGCCACTCTGTTTGTGGTCAGTGTCATCGTCCTCACCATCCCTTTCCTCCTCATCACTCTCTCTTATGTCTTCATTGTGGATGCCATCCTGAAGATCCGCTCAGCTGAGGGGAGGCACAAAGCCTTCTCTACCTGTTCTTCCCACCTGACCGTTGTCCTCCTGCAGTATGGATGCACAAGTCTCATCTACTTGTGTCCCAGCTCCAGCTACAATCCTGAGCGAGGCCAGGTAGTATCTGTGGTTTACACCTTCATCACCCCTATGCTGAATCCTTTGATTTACAGCATGAGGAACAGAGAACTCAAAGATGCTTTGAGGAGAGTGATAATAAAATTGGCTTTGATCCAAACACAAGAAACACTCTAA